From the genome of Bacteroidota bacterium, one region includes:
- a CDS encoding methyltransferase, whose translation MEFVKKLSEILVEKEKSWLEFLTEVVGLGLLLGYFCYGFFYKQFMIHEAKLLLFYLYLFYVLIFLPIRILYFKNAASFKLSLMFALLLRFFYNIINWGRKDKELKIFENEKEKISFLFFVIRLIFIPAMLNFFVEYLILLVDYISLPTFSLSLLITKNYFFVFLSAIYVVTDTFIFSFGYIVEDKKFNNSIKSVDKTVLGWIAALACYFPFILLTIKLLPMYAMTPELAVENTFFISERITTILFVLILIMYFANLSSTISLGAKCSNLTNRGIVTRGAFKIVRHPAYSSKIISWWLLTLPFMSMKVFIAMIAWTIIYILRAYTEEKHLEKDSDYLKYRKKTKWLFVPYLI comes from the coding sequence ATGGAATTTGTAAAAAAACTATCTGAGATTTTAGTTGAGAAAGAAAAATCTTGGCTTGAATTTTTAACGGAAGTTGTTGGCTTGGGTTTATTGTTAGGATATTTCTGCTATGGTTTTTTTTACAAACAATTTATGATTCATGAAGCAAAGTTGCTACTGTTTTACCTTTATCTTTTTTATGTATTAATATTTTTGCCAATACGAATTCTATATTTTAAAAATGCAGCTAGCTTTAAGCTATCATTGATGTTTGCTTTGCTTCTAAGATTTTTTTACAACATTATTAATTGGGGAAGAAAAGATAAAGAACTTAAGATATTTGAAAATGAAAAAGAAAAAATCTCTTTTCTCTTTTTTGTGATACGCTTAATCTTTATTCCTGCAATGTTAAATTTTTTTGTTGAGTATTTGATATTGCTGGTTGATTATATTTCTTTACCAACTTTTTCTTTAAGTCTTTTAATTACTAAAAATTACTTCTTTGTTTTTTTGTCAGCAATTTATGTTGTTACCGATACTTTTATTTTTTCTTTTGGATATATAGTTGAGGATAAAAAATTCAACAACAGCATAAAATCAGTTGATAAAACGGTTTTGGGTTGGATTGCTGCTTTAGCTTGTTATTTTCCTTTTATTCTGCTTACAATTAAGCTGTTACCTATGTATGCTATGACTCCGGAATTGGCAGTAGAAAATACATTTTTTATAAGCGAAAGAATCACAACAATTCTTTTTGTGTTAATTTTAATAATGTATTTTGCAAATCTTTCTTCAACAATTTCACTCGGTGCAAAATGTAGTAATTTAACAAACAGAGGTATTGTAACAAGAGGTGCATTTAAAATTGTCAGACATCCTGCTTATTCGTCAAAAATAATATCATGGTGGTTATTGACTTTGCCTTTTATGAGTATGAAAGTATTTATTGCAATGATTGCTTGGACAATAATTTATATTTTACGTGCTTACACTGAGGAAAAACATTTGGAGAAAGATTCAGATTATTTAAAATACAGAAAGAAAACAAAATGGTTGTTTGTACCATATCTGATTTAA